TTCTGCGGCGGCGCGCATCCGCGCGTTCGGTTCGATCGCGATGACTCGCGCGCCACGCTGGGCGATGAGGCGTGCCGATATGCCGGTTCCCGCGCCGACATCGGCGACGATCAATGCATCCGGCTCACCCAACCCGGCGAGCACGGCATCGATCGCCGATGGTGGATACGAAGGCCGAAAGGCGGCGTACGCCTTCGCGCGCGGACCAAAACGCGACGTCGATCTCATGCAAGAAATGGAGCGCCGAGGTCGATGACCAATGCATGGCCGGCGCGCATTACTTCGAACCGATGCGGTTTCCCATCGTAGGCTCGCCGCTCGGAAGCATACGTACCGTACCGCCACCATTCCAGCCCGTCGATCGTTTCGATTACGTCACCCGAGCGCAAACCGGCGGCATAGGCCGGACCGCCCGCGCGGGCGTAGGCTCGCAAATTGCCATCGGCAGTACGAAAGAATGCGTAGAAGTACGTTGGTTGGTCGCCGTGGCGCAGCGCGACGCCGTTCGCAAAAAGATTGGCGCTTCGAACGGGCTCGGACAGAGTCCACGCACGCAGTCGCTCCACGCCCTCCAACGCCAGCTCGCGTGCCTGCGCGGCGCCCGCCGGCGGCTTGGAGATCGCATGATCGTGCCACTCGGCGACGATCCAACCACCGCAATCCTGCAAGCGTAATCCGACATCGAGATCGTCGCCTTCGGTGAGCGCGAAAGTCGAAACCGAGACAAACAGATATGCAGCGTACTGCTTGTGCGAGCAGTCGGCGGCGTTGGGGTCGTCGTGCAGACGCATCGTCCGCCACGCGCCGCCGCCCAAAGCGCTCGAAACGGCCGCCGCCGCAGCGCCCGCGAGCGGCGTTCCGTCGTCGTCAATCGCAACGCGACCGCTCGAGCTTGCCGGCGCGTAGAATCCCGGCAGCAACTCGTCGGCACGCGCGACGTGCAGCGGCGATGCGAATGGTCGCGCCGCGAAGAGCGCCGGCGCAGCGACGACAACGGCAAGCGTCGCCAAAATTGCGACGCCGGTCTGGTACGCGAGCGTCCGGCGCGTGATGGTGGCGATCGGAACGCCGGTGAAATTTGCGATCCAGACGTTCGCGGTGTTGGTGGGATCGCAAACGTTTTGCACTTGCACGACCGCCATGATCGCCGCCACGAGAATGACCGGCGGTAGAACGTGGGCCGCCAACAGCGCGGTAAAAATGGCAATGCCGACGCCAAAGGGATTGAGCGGGCCGCGGTAGAGCACGAGCGGGCTGGCAACGCCAAAGAGAAGCACGTACGCGATGGGATTGCGCAACCAGCCGCCGCCAACGAGCGGTTGGAGCGCGGCCGCGAACTGAGGCTGCTGCGTGGCAGCCAGCAGCATGCCGATGCCGATAAAAAGAACGATCGCGGGCGCAACGTCTTCGACGCCGCGGATCGCCGCGGCGACGAGCCGCTGCACGGCCTGGCTCGGGCGCGTGGTGACGACGCCGAAGAGCGCGGCGGTCAGAAATGCCGGTGCCGCCTCCATTCGTAACGCGTAGTAGAGCAAGAGCGGCAGCACCGGCGTGAGCAATGCAACCGCCGGCACGCGATGGTTTGCGGGCGTTTCGGCCTGCGTCGCCCAGGTTGCATAGCCCCGCTCGCGACGAAACGAAATTGCCGCATAGAGCAGCAACGCCACGGCATCTATTGCCGCCAGCACGATCGCGTAGCGGATCAGCTCGTGCGCCGTCACGCCAAAGTATTTCGTGTAGAACGTCCAGTTCGCGATGTTGAAGATATAGCCGAGGGCGAAGCCCATTAAGAAGAGCGTCGCCGCAATCGTTCGCGGCACGCCGGCGGTCATCATGATCGGCAGCACGATCGAGCCGACCATGATGATCCCGCCCAGACCCGAGATCGACGTGAAGAGCACTGCGACGATCGCGCAAAAACTCAGCGATACTGCGAGCGGCCGTTCGCCGCCGTATTCGGCGGCCAGATCGACGATCGTCCGCGCGATCCCGGTCTCAATCGTCACTCGCCCCAAGAGCGCGCCGAAGATTACCGCGACGTAAACGGGCGCCAGCTGGACGGCGCCACCGGTAATGATACCGCCAATCCGAGCGGAGGGCACGCCCGCAACGAGCGACATCACCAGCGCCATCGCGGGAACCGCGACGAGCGCCGGAATCCAGCGGCGATACATCAGCACCGCGAAGAACGCGAAGACGATAAGGATGGCGAGCGCGCTCATCAACTCAGGGGAGCGCAAGGACGTTGTCCAACGTCGGCAGCGTTCCGCCGCTCAGATAGTTCTGCGTAACGCGAGAGAAGGCGTCGGCACGCCGGATCGCCGTTTGAGCCGCCAGGTGGTATCGTTCGAGGTTGCTTGCCAGATGACCGTCGCGGCTCTCGTAGCGCCAGGCACGCGCGTAGAGCGGGGCGAGTTCTTCGAATGCATCGCGCAGCTCCCACATCCAATACCGGCACCAGCGCAGGTCGCGCTCGGCGCGGTTGCGATCCGAGGCGTGCGTGCGCGCGTCGTCATACATAGAGCGGACTTCGGCCGCGATTTGGAACTTGCGCGCCAGCGCGTCGTAGCGTCGCGCAGCCAAGAACATCACGAAGGCCGCGTTGGCATGGAGCGGCGGCTGCTTGAAGTAGAGATGCTCTTCGACGTCTTCGAGTTCCAACCGTATTTGTCGAAGATCGGCGTTTGCGACTTGAGCTGCCGCCGCCTCGTCGAACGGATCGGCCCAAAAAAGCGCGTTGGTTTGCCCGTACGTGAAACCAGTTGGCTCGAGCCGGCGCAGCGCCGCACCAAGTGCGATCGCGTCGCCGCTGTAGCGAGCATCGTCGCTGCCGAAGAACGCGCTGGCAAAGCTGTTCGCGAACTGGGTCTGCGGTAGATCGGCGGATTGCCATGCCTGGGCGGCCGCGTACACGAGCGGATACCAGGTCGACTCGTAGAGCGTCTCCCCATCATCGTGCCAAACGGTTTGAAAGAGTCCGAGCACGCGCGCCGAGCGCCCTTCGCCAATGAACCGCTGCTCGTTGGCGAGCGCTATAGTTAGGTTGGGAAAGATCTCGTTCCAGTTACTCGCGCCCGGTGCCACCATCTGCTCGAAGCCGCCGCGTGCGATCGTTTGGATGTAGGGTTCGAAGCTTGGCTCGTCGCCGTAGTGCCAGTTGACGACGACGGCGGAACGTGGAATCAATCTCATGATGTTCGGATCGTTTTCAATCCCGTCGTCCCACAGCATCAACCGCGCTCCCGACGGCTCGATCAGGCTATTCATCGCAACGATGTGGTCGGCATAGACTTGCGAGCGCCCGCGCTGCGTCACGTATGCTTGGGTCTGTCCAAGACCGAGAGTCGCCGTTTCATCCGAGCCGATATGGAAGAAAGGCGGACGTCCGACGGCGGCTAGTTCTTGTGAAACGATGCGAGAAAGGTATGCCGCCGAGAGCGGCACGTTGGGCGAAAGCAAAAAACCATGTGGGAACTCTGCCGCGCCGGCATACCGCTCCACACGCAACGTGCCGTGCATGTGCGCGAACGTTTGCTGCTCGGGAATTAGAGCGACGTGGAAGCGCGCCGCGTACGCCGCTAGCGCTCGAAGTTCATTCGGCGTGATGCCATCGAGCGGCGCCGGTAGCGGACCGGTTGGACTGAGGAACACGTGCTCCATATAGGGCGAGTAACCGTTCATTTTGAATGCCGCGATCGTTCGAATGCGTTCTTGGAAGTAACGCATCGTCGGCAGCGGTCCGCGCGACACGTCGTCGGAGAGAATCCGCCATCGAAGCGCGGGACGATCCTCGATGCGAACGCAGGGCATCGTCCACGCTCCGTTGACGCGCACCGGAAGCTGCGCCAGGGTCATCGCCGCATAGAAGGCGCCGTTTGCGTCGGCGCTTTCGATCGTCGCGCGTTTTGGATTAACCGTCAGGCGGTAGGCTTGCGATTCCAAACTTGCATCGCGTCGCACGACGATCGCCGCGGATCGCGCGGATGCCCTCTGCAGCGAGCCGATCCTAAGCGCCCGCCAGCGCTCGTCGATTTCCGCACGCGCCCCCGCGTCGAAATTCGCCGCGACGCTGCGGGGCACGCTCAAAGGATACGCCGGGCATCTCATGTCGTCGATTCGCGCGGGAACGGGCAGCAGATGCAGCGAGCTCGCCGCGATCGCAACGAGGAGAAGCAACTACGTCATCTTGAGTGACGCTGCGCGGATCGCAGTTTCGCGCTCATCGAGCACCGCGACGACCTCGTCGAGATAGGATGCCGCGGCGACGGAATCGAGCGATGCAGCACGGTCGGCAAGCTCGACGGTTGCCACGTCGGAAACTGCGACCGCACCGCCGTCGTTTGAAGCCGCTCCGGCGATGACGTGATGCACGGCAAAGGCTCGCGGATCGGCAAAACCGACGCGCACGAGCAAATCGTCGACCCGCGCTTGCTGCGCGTCGCTGAGTACGCCGCGCGACGCTAGCTCCGCCAACGCCTCGCCGAGATACGAACGGACGTACTCGTCGGAGCGGCGCCGTTCGAAATCGCCGTCGTAACCGGGAAAATTCGCGATCTTTGCCTGCAATCGTTCTAACGGCTCCATGCGGGTGTGCTACGACAGACGCCGGCCGGAGGCCTCGAAGCTTCAAAGGGCATGCAGACCGGCGTGGGAAGATAGAAATATGAAGCGCGCAACGGCGTGGCCCGCATATATGGTCGCAGCGGCTTGCTTCGTCATTGCGATTATCTCATCGATTGCCAACATCTCGCTCATGGGGCAAATCAAGCAAGTGCAGCGTGAAAACGCAACATTGTCGGAGCGATCGACGGCGCTGGCGCGTACGCTCGTGAGCGAGCGTACGGTGCTCTTCGACATGCTCGATAGCCGTGCGAGGCACTATCAGATCGGCGATGGCGAAGTCATCACGCATGGAGACCGCATTTATCTCGCCTTGCACGCACTCTCGGAGCCGCCGCGCGGAAAAGTCTATCAAGCATGGACGCTCGCGAAGGGAGCGTCACGGCCGGCGGCGTCGCCGACCTTCATTCCCGACGCGCGCGGCGTTGCGCTCATCGTGTTGACGGCCGACGCGCGCACCACTTCCGACGTCTCGGTTACGGTCGAACCCGAAGGGGGCAGCCGCGAGCCGACCGCTAAACCGTTGATCGACGTTCCATTCGACACTCAGTGATCGAGCCGGTTTCGCGCGCGACGCAAGCGCCGGCGCTTCGCTATCTCTCCCGCTCACCGTATCTCAACGTTTTCTTGACACACGTGCTGCAGCACGACCCCGGACGTCCGTCGCGAAAAAATATCACGGTTGCATTGAACCGCGGCGACGTTGTGGGCGTCGGCTACTACGGCCGGCAGATTGTCGTGGCTTGCGAGCCTCCGGCCATTCCGGCATTCGCCGAATACGTCAAACAGCGGCGCGGTGAGCGCATGATCGTCGGGATGCGCGACACGGTTCGCGCCTTGTGGGAGGAGATGCGCGCGTGGCACGATGCTCCGCGCCTGGTGCGCGATCGCCAGCTCGTCCTCATGGTCGATCGTCAACGGTTACGGGCTTACGAGCCGCGCGTCGCCGTGCGCAACGCGCGGCCTTCGGAATGGAACGCCGTCGCCGATAGTTCCGCCGAAATGGTCCGCCAAGAACTCGGGTACGATCCGCGACGCGGATCGCGCGAGTACGCTGACGGTGTCCGAGAGATGATCGAACGGCAGCTCTGGTGGGTCGGCGAAGCCGGGGGGCGCCTCTGCTTTTTCTGCAACATCGGTCCGTGGTGCGATCGGACGATCCAGCTTCAAGGAATTTGGACGCCGCCGCCTCTGCGCGGCCAAGGTTTCGCGACGGCGTCGCTCGCAGCGATCTGCGATCGGCTGCTCGAAGTGTCGCCGACGGTTTCGCTCTACGTGAATGACTTCAACGACGCCGCAATCGCGCTCTATCGCCGAGTCGGCTTCGAACACGTCGGCGATTTTCAAACCCTCCTCTTTTAGTCGGCGCCTGAGAACTCATTAGATCGTTCGCGTCACGACGAAGAGCACTTGCGCGCCCTGAAGGACGTAGGCGTCGGTTGGAATCACCGGCGCGCCGGGGATGCCACCGTAAACGAGGCCGCCTCCGACGATCGTGAACGGAGTGGCGTACACATTGGTGAGATTCGTTCCGTAGAGCCCGTACTCGTAGCCGGCGCGGCGATACGCGACGTGCGCGTCGAGCGTAGCGTAGGGCGAGCGGTTCAGCTCGTTATACCAACCCTCGTAATCGAGTTCGGCACCGTAACGCAGCCCCAGCGGCGGTTCTTGTTCGAGCGCGAGGTAGGCCTTGTGCAACGGCTGCCCGA
This Candidatus Eremiobacterota bacterium DNA region includes the following protein-coding sequences:
- a CDS encoding family 20 glycosylhydrolase; its protein translation is MLLLVAIAASSLHLLPVPARIDDMRCPAYPLSVPRSVAANFDAGARAEIDERWRALRIGSLQRASARSAAIVVRRDASLESQAYRLTVNPKRATIESADANGAFYAAMTLAQLPVRVNGAWTMPCVRIEDRPALRWRILSDDVSRGPLPTMRYFQERIRTIAAFKMNGYSPYMEHVFLSPTGPLPAPLDGITPNELRALAAYAARFHVALIPEQQTFAHMHGTLRVERYAGAAEFPHGFLLSPNVPLSAAYLSRIVSQELAAVGRPPFFHIGSDETATLGLGQTQAYVTQRGRSQVYADHIVAMNSLIEPSGARLMLWDDGIENDPNIMRLIPRSAVVVNWHYGDEPSFEPYIQTIARGGFEQMVAPGASNWNEIFPNLTIALANEQRFIGEGRSARVLGLFQTVWHDDGETLYESTWYPLVYAAAQAWQSADLPQTQFANSFASAFFGSDDARYSGDAIALGAALRRLEPTGFTYGQTNALFWADPFDEAAAAQVANADLRQIRLELEDVEEHLYFKQPPLHANAAFVMFLAARRYDALARKFQIAAEVRSMYDDARTHASDRNRAERDLRWCRYWMWELRDAFEELAPLYARAWRYESRDGHLASNLERYHLAAQTAIRRADAFSRVTQNYLSGGTLPTLDNVLALP
- a CDS encoding anti-sigma factor, producing MKRATAWPAYMVAAACFVIAIISSIANISLMGQIKQVQRENATLSERSTALARTLVSERTVLFDMLDSRARHYQIGDGEVITHGDRIYLALHALSEPPRGKVYQAWTLAKGASRPAASPTFIPDARGVALIVLTADARTTSDVSVTVEPEGGSREPTAKPLIDVPFDTQ
- a CDS encoding GNAT family N-acetyltransferase; the protein is MIEPVSRATQAPALRYLSRSPYLNVFLTHVLQHDPGRPSRKNITVALNRGDVVGVGYYGRQIVVACEPPAIPAFAEYVKQRRGERMIVGMRDTVRALWEEMRAWHDAPRLVRDRQLVLMVDRQRLRAYEPRVAVRNARPSEWNAVADSSAEMVRQELGYDPRRGSREYADGVREMIERQLWWVGEAGGRLCFFCNIGPWCDRTIQLQGIWTPPPLRGQGFATASLAAICDRLLEVSPTVSLYVNDFNDAAIALYRRVGFEHVGDFQTLLF